A genomic window from Babylonia areolata isolate BAREFJ2019XMU chromosome 9, ASM4173473v1, whole genome shotgun sequence includes:
- the LOC143285412 gene encoding uncharacterized protein LOC143285412, translating into MMRFVSSNRIWMCILTVMLVLVGCLLSQDLGDRDRRSNSWRHRYMERHGSSVGDVSRDLDQKFDHLDQRLRNIERHLSGHSDEIPFAITRVEKSEFVSAYRVKVEFEGSPKPDYAIVSLNDISLQRFPQPSLGDNVVFDIPKPDDGDTVLISFYLPERLVTARLDLESKYSTMALSRLHVDVLQARPVVVPTGEDLLQLDYFFDVEAYNEDDFTEEAPRTQVLIPSETDENVFLRYKFSYDKFNYDLKSIYDISEVPVQLDLVASGRAQNHHYGRFVLNLTDVNNIERGLVKIDFGVSFNCKGNCLVLELRDAVSLQFFREGHGPLLPLYGISFIRNHFTPNRTLIFCEADSGPCELSCEALANGGLDKMMIGRNTSRGTIQPLPSVSFFVGDLGTAQLLLPNVSFGDGGEYWCVAFSTEYRRPAAEVLSLVVFRKAQIIAERSNVTRLENGTYQAVCVADGNPAPDITLRAYRAWLSDSRLPEPHVTHPSQWQTRVDLFFSEDDVYDGLMGFYCFASSVPMHLLESVEKVDYINLMIR; encoded by the exons ATGATGCGGTTTGTGTCCAGCAACCGCATCTGGATGTGCATCCTCACAGTGATGTTGGTACTTGTAGGATGCTTGCTGTCTCAAGAtctaggagacagagacagacggagcaaCAGTTGGCGTCACcggtacatg GAACGACACGGGTCTTCCGTGGGGGATGTGTCCAGAGATCTTGACCAGAAATTTGACCACCTCGATCAGCGCCTGCGCAACATTGAAAGGCACTTGAGTGGCCATTCTGACGAG ataccgTTTGCAATCACACGAGTGGAGAAAAGTGAGTTCGTGAGTGCCTACAGAGTGAAAGTGGAATTTGAAGGATCGCCCAAACCTGATTATGCTATAGTTAGTCTAAATG ATATATCTCTACAACGATTCCCCCAGCCGAGTCTTGGAGATAATGTGGTGTTTGACATCCCGAAACCTGACGACGGTGACACGGTCCTGATCAGCTTCTACTTGCCCGAACGATTGGTCACGGCACGCTTAGATCTGGAGTCGAAGTATAGTACCATGGCCTTATCACGTCTTCACGTCGATGTGCTGCAGGCAAGGCCTGTTGTGGTACCGACCGGAGAAGACCTCCTACAGTTAGACTACTTCTTTGACGTTGAGGCATACAACGAAGATGACTTCACCGAAGAAGCGCCACGAACACAAGTGCTGATCCCGTCGGAGACGGACGAAAACGTCTTCCTTCGCTACAAATTCAGCTACGACAAATTCAACTACGACTTGAAATCCATCTACGACATAAGCGAGGTCCCAGTACAGCTAGACTTGGTGGCATCAGGGAGAGCCCAAAACCATCACTACGGCAGATTCGTTCTGAACTTGACAGACGTGAACAACATAGAAAGGGGCTTGGTAAAGATCGATTTCGGTGTCAGCTTCAACTGTAAGGGGAACTGTCTCGTGTTAGAGCTGAGAGACGCCGTCAGTTTGCAGTTCTTTCGAGAAGGTCATGGCCCCTTGCTTCCGCTTTACGGAATCAGTTTCATTCGCAATCACTTCACGCCTAACAGGACTCTGATATTCTGTGAAGCGGACTCGGGCCCGTGCGAACTGTCTTGTGAGGCGCTGGCAAACGGTGGTCTGGACAAAATGATGATCGGCAGAAATACGTCTCGAGGCACCATTCAGCCGTTGCCTAGCGTCAGTTTTTTCGTCGGGGATTTGGGGACGGCTCAGCTGCTGCTCCCCAACGTCAGTTTCGGGGATGGCGGGGAGTACTGGTGTGTGGCGTTCAGCACAGAGTACCGCAGACCGGCCGCTGAAGTGCTTAGCCTGGTGGTGTTCCGGAAAGCCCAGATCATCGCGGAGCGATCCAATGTGACGAGACTTGAAAATGGG ACGTACCAGGccgtgtgtgtggctgatggaaACCCTGCCCCCGACATCACTTTGCGTGCGTACAGAGCATGGCTTTCCGATAGTAGGCTTCCAGAACCTCACGTGACCCATCCCAGCCAATGGCAGACGAGAGTAGATCTCTTTTTCAGTGAAGACGACGTTTATGACGGTCTAATGGGGTTTTACTGCTTCGCCTCCAGTGTTCCAATGCATCTGCTTGAGTCGGTGGAAAAGGTTGATTACATAAATCTGATGATCAGGTGA